A genomic segment from Aegilops tauschii subsp. strangulata cultivar AL8/78 chromosome 1, Aet v6.0, whole genome shotgun sequence encodes:
- the LOC109744843 gene encoding uncharacterized protein, producing the protein MTSLWSLWGEWEIRVLLLGSLSLQVFLLFTGGLRKRIVASWLHFLLWLAYLLADSIAIYTLGSLSRSQKLCHHTDGEDGLHLLLLWAPFLILHLGGQDTITAFAIEDNELWLRHLLSLVTQVGLALYVYWKSCPSAASLVAPAVVMFASGVLKYAQRTWALKSASMSSLRSSMLTRPDPGPNYAQLMEEYHSSKDAGLRAEIVIVPERLPVDDVHVPEEPMEYDELVIKAHMFFHTFRRLFVDLILSFQDRTDSLTFFRRLKRDQAYKVVEIELQLMYESLHSKSPVIHCPSGRYLRVFTLAAPILSLLVFSKAGKGRYKEADVAVTYVLLVGAIFLEIYGIILMAISSWSYADLRKLRKCLPAASRVVFQAVKYFMPEARPRWSNQMAQYNLLSYCLKDKSTWLTRVLESLEWDYNIRVKTAWDSLWYTKHIGVSLVLKQLIFKQLKDKANSTMDPMSYRRFGDHRGQWILQRKGCYQELRWSVDEVEFDESILLWHIATDLCFYDDDNQTSSDLAPTGAGRFADEGDINSGSRLPAASREMANYMLFLLVMRPFMLTASIGQIRFGDTCAEAKNFLVRLRGGEARAKERQGASALAAVKADIDPRKVKGDRSKSVLFDACRLAGQLRGMEVRKRWRLVAGVWVEMMCYAAGKCRGNFHAKQLSQGGELLTVLWLLMAHFGIGDQYRVEAGHARAKLIVHN; encoded by the coding sequence GGGTGCTACTCCTCGGCAGCCTCTCCCTGCAGGTGTTCCTCCTCTTCACCGGCGGCCTCCGCAAGCGCATCGTCGCGTCCTGGCTGCACTTCCTGCTCTGGCTCGCCTACCTCCTCGCCGATTCCATCGCCATCTACACGCTCGGCTCCCTATCTCGGAGCCAGAAGCTATGCCACCACACCGACGGGGAGGACGGCTTGCACCTCCTCCTTTTGTGGGCGCCCTTTCTCATCCTCCACCTCGGCGGCCAGGACACCATCACCGCCTTCGCCATCGAGGACAACGAGCTCTGGCTCCGCCACCTCCTCAGCCTCGTCACCCAGGTCGGCCTCGCGCTGTACGTCTACTGGAAGTCGTGCCCTTCCGCCGCGAGCCTCGTCGCTCCGGCCGTCGTCATGTTCGCCTCTGGCGTCCTCAAGTATGCCCAGCGCACCTGGGCGCTCAAATCGGCCAGCATGAGCAGCCTCCGCAGCTCCATGCTCACACGCCCAGACCCAGGACCCAACTACGCGCAGCTCATGGAGGAGTACCACTCCAGCAAGGATGCCGGCCTGCGCGCCGAGATCGTCATCGTCCCCGAGCGGCTGCCCGTAGACGACGTCCACGTCCCGGAGGAGCCGATGGAGTACGACGAGCTTGTCATCAAGGCGCACATGTTCTTCCACACCTTCCGCCGCCTTTTCGTCGACCTCATCCTCAGCTTCCAGGACCGCACCGACAGCCTCACCTTCTTCCGCCGCCTGAAGCGCGACCAGGCCTACAAGGTCGTCGAGATCGAGCTCCAGCTCATGTACGAGTCGCTCCACTCCAAGTCGCCCGTCATACACTGCCCCTCCGGCCGCTACCTCCGCGTTTTCACCCTGGCCGCGCCCATCCTGTCGCTCCTCGTCTTCTCCAAGGCCGGCAAGGGACGCTACAAGGAGGCCGACGTTGCCGTCACTTACGTCCTCCTTGTTGGTGCCATTTTCTTGGAGATTTACGGCATCATCCTGATGGCCATCTCCTCCTGGAGCTACGCCGACCTGCGGAAGTTGCGCAAATGCCTCCCGGCGGCGAGCAGAGTGGTCTTCCAGGCCGTCAAGTATTTCATGCCGGAGGCGAGGCCACGGTGGTCGAACCAGATGGCCCAGTACAATCTCCTCAGCTACTGCCTCAAGGACAAGTCCACATGGTTGACGAGAGTGCTGGAGAGTCTCGAGTGGGATTACAACATCCGCGTCAAGACAGCGTGGGACAGCTTATGGTACACGAAGCACATCGGCGTGTCCCTGGTGCTCAAGCAGCTCATCTTCAAGCAGCTCAAAGACAAGGCGAACAGCACGATGGATCCAATGAGCTACCGGCGGTTCGGGGATCACCGCGGGCAGTGGATTCTGCAGCGCAAGGGGTGCTACCAGGAGCTCCGGTGGAGCGTCGATGAGGTCGAGTTCGACGAGAGCATCCTCCTCTGGCACATCGCGACCGACCTCTGCTTCTACGACGACGATAACCAAACGTCCTCAGATCTTGCCCCCACCGGCGCCGGCAGGTTCGCGGACGAGGGCGACATAAACAGCGGGTCCAGGTTGCCGGCGGCGAGCAGGGAGATGGCAAATTACATGCTGTTCCTGCTGGTGATGCGGCCGTTCATGCTGACGGCGAGCATTGGGCAGATCCGGTTCGGCGACACCTGCGCGGAGGCCAAGAACTTCTTGGTGCGGCTGCGGGGAGGCGAGGCACGGGCGAAGGAGCGGCAGGGCGCGAGCGCGCTGGCGGCAGTGAAGGCGGATATCGACCCGCGGAAGGTGAAGGGGGACCGGAGCAAGTCGGTGCTGTTCGACGCGTGCCGGCTGGCAGGGCAGCTGCGCGGGATGGAGGTTAGGAAGCGGTGGAGGCTGGTGGCCGGGGTGTGGGTGGAGATGATGTGCTACGCGGCGGGCAAGTGCAGGGGCAACTTCCACGCCAAGCAGCTCAGCCAGGGCGGGGAGCTGCTCACGGTGCTGTGGCTGCTTATGGCGCACTTCGGCATTGGTGACCAGTACAGGGTCGAGGCCGGCCATGCCAGGGCCAAGCTCATCGTACACAACTAG
- the LOC109744842 gene encoding probable manganese-transporting ATPase PDR2 isoform X1 has translation MARFEVNGKSVEGVDLLRRRHWTARLDFWPFLALYALWLLLAVPALDFTDALVILGVLSASHILAFLFTAWSVDFRAFVGHSKARHHLSPPTQSTLSTPVWCAVYIGINILHLLTLQVKDIHAANACKVIPAKFLGSKEIVPLHIQKTVASSSTSGETEEIYFDFRKQRFFYSAEKDNFFKLRYPTKDLFGHYIKGTGYGTEAKINTAMDKWGRNIFEYPQPTFQKLMKEQCMEPFFVFQVFCVGLWCLDEYWYYSLFTLFMLFLFESTMAKNRLKTLTELRRVKVDNQIVLTYRCGKWVKISGTELLPGDIVSIGRSPSGEDRSVPADMLLLAGSAIVNEAILTGESTPQWKVSVAGRGPDEMLSIKRDKNHILFGGTKILQHTPDKSVNLRAPDGGCVAFVLRTGFETSQGKLMRTILFSTERVTANSKESGLFILFLLFFAIIASGYVLMKGLEDPTRSRYKLFLSCSLILTSVIPPELPMELSIAVNTSLIALVRRGIFCTEPFRIPFAGKVDICCFDKTGTLTSDDMEFQGVVTLESDAELISDANKLPLRIQEVLSSCHALVFVDNKLVGDPLEKAAIKGIDWIYTSDEKAMSRRPGGQPVQIVHRYHFASHLKRMSVIVRIQEKFYAFIKGAPETIQERLVDLPAAYVETYKKYTRQGSRVLSLAYKLLPEMPVSEARSLERDQVESDLIFAGFAVFNCPIRSDSASVLLELEQSSHDLVMITGDQALTACHVASQVNICSKPVLILTRMKTSGFEWVSPDETDRVPYRAEEVKELSESHDLCISGDCFEMLQRTDAVVQVIPHVKVFARVAPEQKELVLTTFKTVGRMTLMCGDGTNDVGALKQAHVGIALLNAEPVQKAGSKSQSSKLESKSGKLKKPKPANESSSQLVPPASSSAKAPSSRPLTAAEKQREKLQKMLDEMNDESDGRSAPIVKLGDASMASPFTAKHASVAPTLDIIRQGRSTLVTTLQMFKILGLNCLATAYVLSVMYLDGVKLGDVQATISGVFTAAFFLFISHARPLQALSAERPHPNIFCAYVFLSILGQFAMHLFFLMSAVNLASKYMPEECIEPDSEFHPNLVNTVSYMVNMMIQVATFAVNYMGHPFNQSISENKPFKYALYSAVVFFTVITSDMFRDLNDYMKLEPLPEGMRSKLLLWAMLMFCGCYGWERFLRWAFPGKMPAWEKRQKQAVANLDKKQA, from the exons ATGGCGCGGTTCGAGGTGAACGGCAAGTCGGTGGAGGGCGTGGACCTGCTGCGGCGGCGCCACTGGACGGCGCGCCTCGACTTCTGGCCCTTCCTCGCGCTCTACGCGCTCTGGCTGCTGCTCGCCGTCCCGGCGCTCGACTTCACCGACGCCCTCGTCATCCTCGGCGTCCTCTCCGCCTCCCACATCCTTGCGTTCCTCTTCACCGCTTGGTCCGTCGACTTCCGGGCGTTCGTCGGGCACTCCAAGGCGAGACACCACCTCTCGCCCCCCACACAGTCAACATTATCCACACCTGTTTGGTGCGCAGTCTATATAGGGATAAACATCTTACACTTGCTTACGTTGCAGGTTAAGGACATCCATGCGGCGAACGCGTGCAAAGTAATCCCGGCGAAGTTCCTGGGGTCGAAAGAGATTGTGCCTCTGCATATACAGAAAACT GTTGCCTCATCGTCGACGTCAGGTGAGACGGAGGAGATCTACTTTGATTTCCGGAAGCAGAGATTCTTTTACTCGGCAGAGAAGGATAACTTTTTCAAGCTACGTTACCCGACAAAGGACTTATTTGGGCATTATATCAAGGGCACCGGGTATGGAACAGAGGCCAAGATTAACACTGCTATGGACAAGTGGGGGAGAAACAT ATTTGAGTATCCACAGCCCACATTTCAGAAATTAATGAAGGAACAATGCATGGAGCCCTTTTTCGTTTTCCAG GTTTTCTGTGTTGGCCTTTGGTGTCTGGATGAGTATTGGTACTACAGTTTGTTTACACTTTTCATGCTCTTCCTATTTGAGTCTACTATGGCAAAGAATAGATTGAAGACATTGACTGAGCTTAGGCGTGTGAAAGTTGATAATCAGATTGTGTTGACTTACCGCTGTGGAAA ATGGGTTAAAATCTCAGGCACAGAACTACTACCTGGAGATATTGTGTCAATAGGCCGCTCGCCTAGTGGTGAAGATAGATCTGTACCAGCAGATATGCTATTACTGGCTGGATCTGCCATAGTAAATGAAGCTATTCTTACAGGAGAGTCTACTCCACAGTGGAAG GTCTCAGTTGCTGGCCGTGGCCCTGACGAAATGTTATCGATAAAGAGAGATAAGAATCATATCCTATTTGGTGGCACAAAGATATTGCAACACACGCCAGATAAG TCTGTAAATCTTCGGGCACCTGATGGTGGTTGTGTAGCTTTTGTATTGAGAACTGGATTTGAGACTAGCCAGGGAAAATTGATGAGAACTATCTTATTCTCAACTGAGAGG GTTACTGCAAATAGCAAGGAAAGTGGGTTGTTTATACTATTTTTGCTATTCTTTGCGATAATTGCATCAGGCTATGTGCTTATGAAG GGACTGGAGGATCCCACAAGAAGCAGATATAAACTTTTTTTAAGTTGTTCACTTATTCTGACTTCTGTGATTCCTCCTGAACTGCCAATGGAGCTGTCCATAGCAGTTAATACATCTTTAATTGCTTTAGTACGGCGTGGCATTTTCTGCACGGAACCATTCAGAATACCATTTGCTGGGAAG GTTGACATATGCTGCTTCGATAAGACTGGAACATTGACATCGGATGATATG GAGTTCCAAGGAGTTGTTACTTTGGAAAGCGACGCAGAATTAATATCTGACGCAAATAAGTTGCCTCTCCGCATTCAAGAAGTGCTATCCAGCTGCCATGCATTGGTATTTGTGGACAACAAACTG GTTGGTGACCCCCTTGAAAAAGCTGCAATAAAAGGCATAGACTGGATCTACACCTCTGATGAGAAAGCCATGTCTAGGAG GCCTGGTGGCCAACCTGTACAGATTGTACACAGATATCACTTTGCTTCTCACTTGAAGAGAATGTCTGTTATTGTCCGTATCCAGGAGAAATTTTATGCTTTCATAAAG GGTGCACCGGAGACCATTCAGGAGAGGTTAGTTGATCTACCTGCTGCGTATGTGGAAACATACAAAAAATACACGCGTCAGGGCTCCCGGGTCTTGTCTCTTGCGTACAAACTGCTTCCGGAGATGCCT GTTAGTGAAGCTAGAAGTCTGGAAAGGGATCAAGTGGAGAGTGACTTAATTTTTGCTGGTTTTGCG GTCTTCAACTGTCCTATAAGGAGTGATTCTGCCTCTGTCTTGCTCGAACTGGAACAATCTTCGCATGACTTG GTTATGATCACCGGGGACCAAGCTTTGACTGCTTGTCATGTTGCTAGCCAAGTGAATATCTGTTCGAAGCCGGTTCTAATTTTAACACGGATGAAGACTAGTGGATTCGAGTGGGTTTCCCCCGATGAAACTGATAGAGTTCCATACAG AGCTGAGGAGGTTAAAGAATTATCAGAATCACATGATCTTTGCATTAGTGGGGACTGCTTTGAAATGCTACAAAGGACCGATGCTGTTGTCCAAGTCATTCCTCATGTGAAG GTTTTTGCGCGCGTTGCTCCAGAACAGAAAGAACTTGTACTGACAACATTTAAGACTGTTGGGAGGATGACACTGATGTGTGGAGATGGAACCAATGATGTTGGTGCACTGAAACAG GCACATGTTGGCATAGCTCTGTTAAATGCTGAACCGGTGCAGAAAGCTGGCTCGAAATCTCAGTCATCCAAACTTGAAAGCAAATCAGGGAAGCTGAAAAAACCGAAACCTGCTAACGAGTCATCATCGCAATTGGTTCCACCAGCTAGCAGTTCCGCTAAAGCACCCAGCAGCCGCCCCTTGACTGCTGCTGAGAAACAGCGCGAAAAGCTGCAGAAGATGTTAGATGAAATGAATGATGAAAGTGATGGCCGCTCAGCACCGATtgtaaagcttggggatgcatcCATGGCCTCGCCTTTCACAGCAAAGCATGCCTCTGTTGCCCCCACGCTTGATATCATCCGCCAGGGGCGAAGCACCCTAGTCACTACACTCCAAATGTTCAAGATTCTTGGACTCAACTGCCTTGCAACAGCATACGTTCTCAGTGTAATGTACTTGGATGGTGTGAAACTGGGTGATGTTCAAGCTACAATCAGTGGTGTCTTCACTGCAGCATTTTTCCTCTTCATCTCCCATGCTCGCCCACTTCAAGCACTGTCTGCAGAGCGCCCTCATCCTAACATCTTTTGTGCATACGTCTTCCTTTCCATTCTTGGCCAGTTTGCAATGCACTTGTTCTTCTTGATGTCAGCTGTCAACTTAGCATCCAAGTATATGCCAGAGGAATGCATTGAGCCTGATTCAGAGTTCCATCCAAACCTCGTCAACACAGTTTCATACATGGTGAACATGATGATCCAGGTGGCAACTTTTGCTGTGAACTACATGGGCCACCCATTCAACCAGAGCATATCGGAGAACAAGCCATTCAAGTATGCTCTCTATTCAGCTGTTGTTTTCTTCACGGTGATCACATCGGATATGTTCAGGGATCTGAACGACTACATGAAGCTCGAGCCCTTGCCTGAAGGAATGAGGAGCAAACTGCTGCTTTGGGCTATGCTTATGTTTTGCGGTTGCTATGGATGGGAGCGCTTCTTGCGGTGGGCGTTCCCAGGCAAGATGCCAGCGTGGGAGAAGCGCCAGAAACAGGCGGTTGCAAACCTAGACAAGAAGCAGGCATAG
- the LOC109744842 gene encoding probable manganese-transporting ATPase PDR2 isoform X2, whose protein sequence is MARFEVNGKSVEGVDLLRRRHWTARLDFWPFLALYALWLLLAVPALDFTDALVILGVLSASHILAFLFTAWSVDFRAFVGHSKVKDIHAANACKVIPAKFLGSKEIVPLHIQKTVASSSTSGETEEIYFDFRKQRFFYSAEKDNFFKLRYPTKDLFGHYIKGTGYGTEAKINTAMDKWGRNIFEYPQPTFQKLMKEQCMEPFFVFQVFCVGLWCLDEYWYYSLFTLFMLFLFESTMAKNRLKTLTELRRVKVDNQIVLTYRCGKWVKISGTELLPGDIVSIGRSPSGEDRSVPADMLLLAGSAIVNEAILTGESTPQWKVSVAGRGPDEMLSIKRDKNHILFGGTKILQHTPDKSVNLRAPDGGCVAFVLRTGFETSQGKLMRTILFSTERVTANSKESGLFILFLLFFAIIASGYVLMKGLEDPTRSRYKLFLSCSLILTSVIPPELPMELSIAVNTSLIALVRRGIFCTEPFRIPFAGKVDICCFDKTGTLTSDDMEFQGVVTLESDAELISDANKLPLRIQEVLSSCHALVFVDNKLVGDPLEKAAIKGIDWIYTSDEKAMSRRPGGQPVQIVHRYHFASHLKRMSVIVRIQEKFYAFIKGAPETIQERLVDLPAAYVETYKKYTRQGSRVLSLAYKLLPEMPVSEARSLERDQVESDLIFAGFAVFNCPIRSDSASVLLELEQSSHDLVMITGDQALTACHVASQVNICSKPVLILTRMKTSGFEWVSPDETDRVPYRAEEVKELSESHDLCISGDCFEMLQRTDAVVQVIPHVKVFARVAPEQKELVLTTFKTVGRMTLMCGDGTNDVGALKQAHVGIALLNAEPVQKAGSKSQSSKLESKSGKLKKPKPANESSSQLVPPASSSAKAPSSRPLTAAEKQREKLQKMLDEMNDESDGRSAPIVKLGDASMASPFTAKHASVAPTLDIIRQGRSTLVTTLQMFKILGLNCLATAYVLSVMYLDGVKLGDVQATISGVFTAAFFLFISHARPLQALSAERPHPNIFCAYVFLSILGQFAMHLFFLMSAVNLASKYMPEECIEPDSEFHPNLVNTVSYMVNMMIQVATFAVNYMGHPFNQSISENKPFKYALYSAVVFFTVITSDMFRDLNDYMKLEPLPEGMRSKLLLWAMLMFCGCYGWERFLRWAFPGKMPAWEKRQKQAVANLDKKQA, encoded by the exons ATGGCGCGGTTCGAGGTGAACGGCAAGTCGGTGGAGGGCGTGGACCTGCTGCGGCGGCGCCACTGGACGGCGCGCCTCGACTTCTGGCCCTTCCTCGCGCTCTACGCGCTCTGGCTGCTGCTCGCCGTCCCGGCGCTCGACTTCACCGACGCCCTCGTCATCCTCGGCGTCCTCTCCGCCTCCCACATCCTTGCGTTCCTCTTCACCGCTTGGTCCGTCGACTTCCGGGCGTTCGTCGGGCACTCCAAG GTTAAGGACATCCATGCGGCGAACGCGTGCAAAGTAATCCCGGCGAAGTTCCTGGGGTCGAAAGAGATTGTGCCTCTGCATATACAGAAAACT GTTGCCTCATCGTCGACGTCAGGTGAGACGGAGGAGATCTACTTTGATTTCCGGAAGCAGAGATTCTTTTACTCGGCAGAGAAGGATAACTTTTTCAAGCTACGTTACCCGACAAAGGACTTATTTGGGCATTATATCAAGGGCACCGGGTATGGAACAGAGGCCAAGATTAACACTGCTATGGACAAGTGGGGGAGAAACAT ATTTGAGTATCCACAGCCCACATTTCAGAAATTAATGAAGGAACAATGCATGGAGCCCTTTTTCGTTTTCCAG GTTTTCTGTGTTGGCCTTTGGTGTCTGGATGAGTATTGGTACTACAGTTTGTTTACACTTTTCATGCTCTTCCTATTTGAGTCTACTATGGCAAAGAATAGATTGAAGACATTGACTGAGCTTAGGCGTGTGAAAGTTGATAATCAGATTGTGTTGACTTACCGCTGTGGAAA ATGGGTTAAAATCTCAGGCACAGAACTACTACCTGGAGATATTGTGTCAATAGGCCGCTCGCCTAGTGGTGAAGATAGATCTGTACCAGCAGATATGCTATTACTGGCTGGATCTGCCATAGTAAATGAAGCTATTCTTACAGGAGAGTCTACTCCACAGTGGAAG GTCTCAGTTGCTGGCCGTGGCCCTGACGAAATGTTATCGATAAAGAGAGATAAGAATCATATCCTATTTGGTGGCACAAAGATATTGCAACACACGCCAGATAAG TCTGTAAATCTTCGGGCACCTGATGGTGGTTGTGTAGCTTTTGTATTGAGAACTGGATTTGAGACTAGCCAGGGAAAATTGATGAGAACTATCTTATTCTCAACTGAGAGG GTTACTGCAAATAGCAAGGAAAGTGGGTTGTTTATACTATTTTTGCTATTCTTTGCGATAATTGCATCAGGCTATGTGCTTATGAAG GGACTGGAGGATCCCACAAGAAGCAGATATAAACTTTTTTTAAGTTGTTCACTTATTCTGACTTCTGTGATTCCTCCTGAACTGCCAATGGAGCTGTCCATAGCAGTTAATACATCTTTAATTGCTTTAGTACGGCGTGGCATTTTCTGCACGGAACCATTCAGAATACCATTTGCTGGGAAG GTTGACATATGCTGCTTCGATAAGACTGGAACATTGACATCGGATGATATG GAGTTCCAAGGAGTTGTTACTTTGGAAAGCGACGCAGAATTAATATCTGACGCAAATAAGTTGCCTCTCCGCATTCAAGAAGTGCTATCCAGCTGCCATGCATTGGTATTTGTGGACAACAAACTG GTTGGTGACCCCCTTGAAAAAGCTGCAATAAAAGGCATAGACTGGATCTACACCTCTGATGAGAAAGCCATGTCTAGGAG GCCTGGTGGCCAACCTGTACAGATTGTACACAGATATCACTTTGCTTCTCACTTGAAGAGAATGTCTGTTATTGTCCGTATCCAGGAGAAATTTTATGCTTTCATAAAG GGTGCACCGGAGACCATTCAGGAGAGGTTAGTTGATCTACCTGCTGCGTATGTGGAAACATACAAAAAATACACGCGTCAGGGCTCCCGGGTCTTGTCTCTTGCGTACAAACTGCTTCCGGAGATGCCT GTTAGTGAAGCTAGAAGTCTGGAAAGGGATCAAGTGGAGAGTGACTTAATTTTTGCTGGTTTTGCG GTCTTCAACTGTCCTATAAGGAGTGATTCTGCCTCTGTCTTGCTCGAACTGGAACAATCTTCGCATGACTTG GTTATGATCACCGGGGACCAAGCTTTGACTGCTTGTCATGTTGCTAGCCAAGTGAATATCTGTTCGAAGCCGGTTCTAATTTTAACACGGATGAAGACTAGTGGATTCGAGTGGGTTTCCCCCGATGAAACTGATAGAGTTCCATACAG AGCTGAGGAGGTTAAAGAATTATCAGAATCACATGATCTTTGCATTAGTGGGGACTGCTTTGAAATGCTACAAAGGACCGATGCTGTTGTCCAAGTCATTCCTCATGTGAAG GTTTTTGCGCGCGTTGCTCCAGAACAGAAAGAACTTGTACTGACAACATTTAAGACTGTTGGGAGGATGACACTGATGTGTGGAGATGGAACCAATGATGTTGGTGCACTGAAACAG GCACATGTTGGCATAGCTCTGTTAAATGCTGAACCGGTGCAGAAAGCTGGCTCGAAATCTCAGTCATCCAAACTTGAAAGCAAATCAGGGAAGCTGAAAAAACCGAAACCTGCTAACGAGTCATCATCGCAATTGGTTCCACCAGCTAGCAGTTCCGCTAAAGCACCCAGCAGCCGCCCCTTGACTGCTGCTGAGAAACAGCGCGAAAAGCTGCAGAAGATGTTAGATGAAATGAATGATGAAAGTGATGGCCGCTCAGCACCGATtgtaaagcttggggatgcatcCATGGCCTCGCCTTTCACAGCAAAGCATGCCTCTGTTGCCCCCACGCTTGATATCATCCGCCAGGGGCGAAGCACCCTAGTCACTACACTCCAAATGTTCAAGATTCTTGGACTCAACTGCCTTGCAACAGCATACGTTCTCAGTGTAATGTACTTGGATGGTGTGAAACTGGGTGATGTTCAAGCTACAATCAGTGGTGTCTTCACTGCAGCATTTTTCCTCTTCATCTCCCATGCTCGCCCACTTCAAGCACTGTCTGCAGAGCGCCCTCATCCTAACATCTTTTGTGCATACGTCTTCCTTTCCATTCTTGGCCAGTTTGCAATGCACTTGTTCTTCTTGATGTCAGCTGTCAACTTAGCATCCAAGTATATGCCAGAGGAATGCATTGAGCCTGATTCAGAGTTCCATCCAAACCTCGTCAACACAGTTTCATACATGGTGAACATGATGATCCAGGTGGCAACTTTTGCTGTGAACTACATGGGCCACCCATTCAACCAGAGCATATCGGAGAACAAGCCATTCAAGTATGCTCTCTATTCAGCTGTTGTTTTCTTCACGGTGATCACATCGGATATGTTCAGGGATCTGAACGACTACATGAAGCTCGAGCCCTTGCCTGAAGGAATGAGGAGCAAACTGCTGCTTTGGGCTATGCTTATGTTTTGCGGTTGCTATGGATGGGAGCGCTTCTTGCGGTGGGCGTTCCCAGGCAAGATGCCAGCGTGGGAGAAGCGCCAGAAACAGGCGGTTGCAAACCTAGACAAGAAGCAGGCATAG